Within the Flavobacterium sp. 9R genome, the region TAAAAATAACTTATGAAAGGCACAACAAACCTTCGTGTAATTCTTATTCGAAGGCTTGTTATGTCTTTTTTTTAAACTAAAAAATAAATGAATTTTTAGTTTGTATATATCATAGTAATCGGGGCTAGCATAGAACGTTTGGTTTTCATAAACAAAAAAAAAAGAAGCATCGTTTTGCAATGCTTCTAATTAAATATTATAAAATCACTCTTTTTAAATCAAAAATCTAAATCAACTCTTTGAAATATTGCAATAAGATTTTATCGTTTTCAACCGTTGGGGTGAAAATTTCTAATAGTTGAGGTTGCTCATTATGTTGGAACAAGGTAGCAATTGCCTCATCTAAACTTGCAGCATCCGTTGCTTTGCTGTATGCTAAACCATACATTTTGGCCAAATGTTCCGCAGTTAAGTTATGTGAGGTTTCGAAGAAAGTATTAAAAACCGTAGTTTCATTATGTCCTGGCAAGATTCTAAAGATACCTCCTCCTCCATTATTGATGAGAATGATTTTAAAATCTTTCGGAATGTAATTGTTCCAAAGGGCGTTACTATCATAGAAAAAACCAATATCGCCACCCATAAAAACGGTAAGTTTTCCATTGGCTACAGCTGCACCAATAGCAGTAGACGTACTTCCGTCGATGCCGCTGGTTCCTCTATTACAAAACACCTCAATCGATGGGTCAATATCAATCAGCTGAGCGTATCGAATGGCCGAACTGTTACTGATTTGCAATTGTGAATTTTTAGGCAAATTAGAAATTACTTTATCAAAAACCATAAAATCACAAAACGGCATTTTGGACACATACCAATCGTGTTTTTTCTTGCGCAAATATTTCACGTGTGCCAATTGAGAAGAATACGTACTTTTTACCTTTTGCGCCAAAGGATAAAATGAGCTAAAAAAGGTATTCGGATGCACTTCAAAATGATGCGTTAAAGCACCAAAAGTATCATAAGCTCTCAAAGGGTCGATATGCCAATGATGTTTGGGTTTGTATTTTCTTAAAAAGGCTTTGATGCGTTTGGAAACCACCATACCTCCAAAAGTCACCAAAATATCGGGTTGAAACTCTTCGAAGTCTTCTTTTGTAAACGGTGTAATAATCGTATCGATATTGTTGACAAAACTAGGATGATGAATATTCGAAGTCGTTTCAGTCATCACTATAATCGAATCGTCATTCGCAATCACGTTAATCGACTTCGCATTGGCATCCAAACCACTCACGCCTACTAAAATCATTTTCTTTTTGGAGGCATTCCAAATCTCTGCAAAAGGCGTCAAATCGCCCAAAGGTTTATCAACTGTAGCGGGAATGGTTGCATCGATATGAGCATTTACTGTAAAAGCTTCTACCGTTTCATACAATGGCTCTTCAAATGGCGCATTGATATGAACGGGGCCTTTTTGAGTAATAGAAGTATTTATCGCTTCGTTGATTTTCATATCATTTT harbors:
- the menD gene encoding 2-succinyl-5-enolpyruvyl-6-hydroxy-3-cyclohexene-1-carboxylic-acid synthase; this translates as MVYPKIPLAQSILQIFLAKGIQTIVISPGSRNAPLTIGFASHPDFTCYSIADERCAAFFAMGIAQQTQKPVAVVCTSGSALLNYYPAFAEAFYSQIPLIVLSADRPQSKIDIGDGQTIRQENVFLNHSLYNANLTEDASFENDMKINEAINTSITQKGPVHINAPFEEPLYETVEAFTVNAHIDATIPATVDKPLGDLTPFAEIWNASKKKMILVGVSGLDANAKSINVIANDDSIIVMTETTSNIHHPSFVNNIDTIITPFTKEDFEEFQPDILVTFGGMVVSKRIKAFLRKYKPKHHWHIDPLRAYDTFGALTHHFEVHPNTFFSSFYPLAQKVKSTYSSQLAHVKYLRKKKHDWYVSKMPFCDFMVFDKVISNLPKNSQLQISNSSAIRYAQLIDIDPSIEVFCNRGTSGIDGSTSTAIGAAVANGKLTVFMGGDIGFFYDSNALWNNYIPKDFKIILINNGGGGIFRILPGHNETTVFNTFFETSHNLTAEHLAKMYGLAYSKATDAASLDEAIATLFQHNEQPQLLEIFTPTVENDKILLQYFKELI